The Thermocrinis ruber genomic sequence GAACTGTATCTGTGGGTTTAAACATACAAATTCCTACAGAGCAAAAACCCAACAAATACCAAAATATATCTTTGAAGTTTGAATACTTCTTTGTGCGTAAGGTTATGCTGATCAAATACTCCATGGCTTACGTGATCTTTCCGGGAGGGTTTGGCACCTTTGATGAGCTCTTTGAGGCGCTTACCCTCGTGCAAACGGGTAAAGTCTACAGATTTCCCATAATCCTCTATTACACTCCCTTCTGGCAACCTCTACTGGACTATATGAAGAACACTATGGTAGAGTTTGGAGTGATAGATAAAGAAGATATAGAGCTTATGAAACACGCCAACGCACCGGAGGAGGTAGTTCAAATAGTGCTACGGGAAGCCAAAGATAAGCTGAAGCTTTTGAAGAAAGAGGACCCACTTAATCCCTTGGTGGAGAAGTTGGATAAAATCTTAAAGGATGTTTAAGCTACTCCACATATCAGACCTTCATGCGGGGAAAACCTTAAACAAAGTATCAAGGAACGAGGATTTGGCTTATGCCTTAGAACAGGTCTCAGACATATGTCTTAGTGAAAAGGTGGATGTTTTGCTGATTTCAGGGGACATCTTTGACAAGGCGATCCCTGATTA encodes the following:
- a CDS encoding TIGR00730 family Rossman fold protein, with product MNNKQLRLIEELKIKQGDTWRVLKIMSEFVEGFDTLSHVGPAVTFFGSSRLSQENEIYKHAYRTAFMLGKLGFHIITGGGPGIMEAANRGAYDAGTVSVGLNIQIPTEQKPNKYQNISLKFEYFFVRKVMLIKYSMAYVIFPGGFGTFDELFEALTLVQTGKVYRFPIILYYTPFWQPLLDYMKNTMVEFGVIDKEDIELMKHANAPEEVVQIVLREAKDKLKLLKKEDPLNPLVEKLDKILKDV